From Coffea arabica cultivar ET-39 chromosome 2e, Coffea Arabica ET-39 HiFi, whole genome shotgun sequence, the proteins below share one genomic window:
- the LOC113731654 gene encoding uncharacterized protein isoform X1, which translates to MRSCLVILLFFSVVSLVCISEAARHGPENYGNETQELLKWASRSGNLGLRALWLILHFAVTIWYFLLGVVQSFESFLIASDILTKYEALDISKVRYLAMVIDSEEAQELSKVLELLQWVADIGVKSVCLYDPEGVLKKNKEPIMQRFSSANLSEEAAVNGRLVTRRNLTLEFVSFEDGKEAVAKAANYLFVKHYANGTKEKSDFTEPQMAEALGAIGSGGADPDLLLIYGPTRCHLGFPAWRLRYTEIVHMGPLKSMSYGSLVKAIFKYTMVHQNYETTDALVAVPSCGQKFETSFHPPPFGIKENYHVIHLHFHLFTLFGEFNLMKNGS; encoded by the exons ATGAGATCTTGCTTAGTGATCCTCCTCTTCTTCTCAGTTGTTTCG CTTGTGTGTATTAGCGAGGCAGCAAGACACGGACCAGAGAATTATGGAAATGAAACACAGGAGCTTCTTAAATGGGCTTCCCGG AGTGGAAATCTGGGTCTTCGTGCACTTTGGCTCATTCTGCATTTTGCCGTCACCATATGGTACTTTCTGCTGGGAGTAGTGCAGTCTTTTGAGAGCTTTCTCATTGCTAGTGATATATTGACGAAAtatgaagcccttgatatcagCAAGGTTCGTTATTTGGCAATGGTAATAGACAGTgaagaagctcaagaactttcaaaagttttggAGTTATTGCAGTGGGTTGCAGATATTGGTGTGAAAAGTGTCTGCCTTTATGATCCAGAAG GTGTGTTGAAAAAGAACAAGGAACCTATCATGCAAAGATTCAGCAGTGCAAACTTGTCTGAG GAGGCTGCTGTTAATGGTCGGCTTGTTACCCGCAGAAATCTGACTTTGGAGTTTGTTTCATTTGAGGATGGAAAAGAAGCAGTTGCCAAAGCAGCTAATTATCTCTTTGTAAAGCACTATGCAAATGGTACTAAGGAAAAGTCAGATTTTACAGAGCCTCAAATGGCTGAAGCTTTAGGAGCCATTG gttctggaggAGCTGATCCTGATCTGCTACTAATTTATGGACCCACAAGATGCCATCTTGGGTTTCCAGCATGGAGACTTCGGTACACTGAAATAGT ACATATGGGGCCATTGAAGTCTATGAGTTATGGTTCCCTTGTTAAAGCCATTTTCAAGTACACTATGGTGCATCAAAATTATG AAACAACTGATGCTCTGGTCGCTGTGCCTTCATGTGgtcaaaagtttgaaacaagTTTCCATCCCCCTCCTTTTGGGATCAAGGAAAACTATCATGTTATTCATCTCCATTTCCATCTTTTTACCTTATTTGGCGAGTTTAATCTAATGAAAAATG GTTCATAA
- the LOC113731654 gene encoding uncharacterized protein isoform X2, whose product MRSCLVILLFFSVVSLVCISEAARHGPENYGNETQELLKWASRSGNLGLRALWLILHFAVTIWYFLLGVVQSFESFLIASDILTKYEALDISKVRYLAMVIDSEEAQELSKVLELLQWVADIGVKSVCLYDPEGVLKKNKEPIMQRFSSANLSEEAAVNGRLVTRRNLTLEFVSFEDGKEAVAKAANYLFVKHYANGTKEKSDFTEPQMAEALGAIGSGGADPDLLLIYGPTRCHLGFPAWRLRYTEIVHMGPLKSMSYGSLVKAIFKYTMVHQNYGS is encoded by the exons ATGAGATCTTGCTTAGTGATCCTCCTCTTCTTCTCAGTTGTTTCG CTTGTGTGTATTAGCGAGGCAGCAAGACACGGACCAGAGAATTATGGAAATGAAACACAGGAGCTTCTTAAATGGGCTTCCCGG AGTGGAAATCTGGGTCTTCGTGCACTTTGGCTCATTCTGCATTTTGCCGTCACCATATGGTACTTTCTGCTGGGAGTAGTGCAGTCTTTTGAGAGCTTTCTCATTGCTAGTGATATATTGACGAAAtatgaagcccttgatatcagCAAGGTTCGTTATTTGGCAATGGTAATAGACAGTgaagaagctcaagaactttcaaaagttttggAGTTATTGCAGTGGGTTGCAGATATTGGTGTGAAAAGTGTCTGCCTTTATGATCCAGAAG GTGTGTTGAAAAAGAACAAGGAACCTATCATGCAAAGATTCAGCAGTGCAAACTTGTCTGAG GAGGCTGCTGTTAATGGTCGGCTTGTTACCCGCAGAAATCTGACTTTGGAGTTTGTTTCATTTGAGGATGGAAAAGAAGCAGTTGCCAAAGCAGCTAATTATCTCTTTGTAAAGCACTATGCAAATGGTACTAAGGAAAAGTCAGATTTTACAGAGCCTCAAATGGCTGAAGCTTTAGGAGCCATTG gttctggaggAGCTGATCCTGATCTGCTACTAATTTATGGACCCACAAGATGCCATCTTGGGTTTCCAGCATGGAGACTTCGGTACACTGAAATAGT ACATATGGGGCCATTGAAGTCTATGAGTTATGGTTCCCTTGTTAAAGCCATTTTCAAGTACACTATGGTGCATCAAAATTATG GTTCATAA
- the LOC140036708 gene encoding ATP-dependent Clp protease proteolytic subunit 6, chloroplastic isoform X1, protein MPAVMTPGGPLDLCTVLFRNRIIFIGQPVTSQVAQQVISQLVTLATIDEDTDILMYLNCPGGSTYSVLAIYDCMSWPKVGTVCFGVAASQGALLLAGGEKGMRYAMPNARIMIHQPQSGCGGHVEDVRRQVNEAVQSRHNIDRMYASFTGQPLEKVQQYTERDRFLSVSESIAGLDVAQAKWQHGMALDMCHLAGARQCLFCNLLGTSC, encoded by the exons ATGCCGGCTGTAATGACACCAGGGGGACCGCTGGATCTCTGTACTGTCCTATTTAGGAATCGCATTATCTTTATTGGTCAGCCAGTTACTTCTCAGGTGGCTCAACAAGTTATATCACAGCTCGTGACTCTGGCCACTATTGATGAAGATACTGATATTTTG ATGTATCTGAACTGCCCAGGAGGGAGCACCTACTCTGTCTTGGCAATCTACGATTGCATGTCCTGG CCTAAGGTCGGTACAGTATGTTTTGGAGTTGCTGCAAGCCAAGGTGCGCTGCTGCTTGCTGGTGGAGAAAAGGGCATGCGGTATGCGATGCCAAATGCACGTATTATGATACATCAACCGCAAAGTGGATGCGGG GGACATGTGGAGGATGTAAGGCGCCAAGTGAATGAAGCAGTTCAATCTCGTCAT AATATTGACAGAATGTACGCTAGTTTTACTGGCCAACCTCTTGAGAAAGTGCAACAGTACACTGAAAGGGATCGTTTCTTATCTGTCTCTGAG AGCATAGCGGGGCTTGATGTTGCACAAGCAAAGTGGCAGCACGGCATGGCATTGGACATGTGCCATTTAGCAGGTGCCAGGCAATGCTTGTTTTGCAACCTTCTTGGAACATCTTGTTGA
- the LOC140036708 gene encoding ATP-dependent Clp protease proteolytic subunit 6, chloroplastic isoform X2: protein MPAVMTPGGPLDLCTVLFRNRIIFIGQPVTSQVAQQVISQLVTLATIDEDTDILMYLNCPGGSTYSVLAIYDCMSWPKVGTVCFGVAASQGALLLAGGEKGMRYAMPNARIMIHQPQSGCGGHVEDVRRQVNEAVQSRHNIDRMYASFTGQPLEKVQQYTERDRFLSVSEAMEFGLIDGVLETEY, encoded by the exons ATGCCGGCTGTAATGACACCAGGGGGACCGCTGGATCTCTGTACTGTCCTATTTAGGAATCGCATTATCTTTATTGGTCAGCCAGTTACTTCTCAGGTGGCTCAACAAGTTATATCACAGCTCGTGACTCTGGCCACTATTGATGAAGATACTGATATTTTG ATGTATCTGAACTGCCCAGGAGGGAGCACCTACTCTGTCTTGGCAATCTACGATTGCATGTCCTGG CCTAAGGTCGGTACAGTATGTTTTGGAGTTGCTGCAAGCCAAGGTGCGCTGCTGCTTGCTGGTGGAGAAAAGGGCATGCGGTATGCGATGCCAAATGCACGTATTATGATACATCAACCGCAAAGTGGATGCGGG GGACATGTGGAGGATGTAAGGCGCCAAGTGAATGAAGCAGTTCAATCTCGTCAT AATATTGACAGAATGTACGCTAGTTTTACTGGCCAACCTCTTGAGAAAGTGCAACAGTACACTGAAAGGGATCGTTTCTTATCTGTCTCTGAG GCTATGGAGTTTGGTCTAATTGATGGGGTTTTAGAAACAGAATACTAA
- the LOC140036709 gene encoding uncharacterized protein isoform X1 produces MGWRGILGFEYGIVQAPLGPDISGPELVAAVANAGGLGLLRAPDWCTVEHLEAPDYLKELIRKTRTLTDKPFGVGVVLAFPHKENIRAILDEKVAVLQLSWGECTSDIVLEAHKVGVKVVPQVGSFEEAKKAADVGVDAIIVQGREAGGHVIGQGALISLLPRVVELVQGRDIPVIAAGGIVDERGYVASLALGARGIAMGTRFLATDESYAHPAYKQKLIKFDETEYTDIFGRARWPGAPQRVLRTPFLVEWRTLPSDENETNQPTIGHSTIHGMEKEIRRFAGTVPNLTTSGDVESMAMYAGEGIGLIKDILPAGEVIRRIVEGAKHLINQQFACDMQA; encoded by the exons ATGGGTTGGAGAGGGATTCTGGGATTTGAGTATGGAATAGTGCAGGCACCATTGGGACCAGATATTTCAGGTCCAGAGCTTGTAGCTGCTGTTGCTAACGCTGGTGGACTTGGTCTCCTTAGAGCCCCTGATTGG TGTACCGTTGAGCATTTG GAGGCACCGGATTACCTAAAAGAGCTAATAAGGAAGACCAGAACCCTGACTGACAAACCTTTTGGGGTTGGTGTTGTTCTGGCTTTTCCGCACAAGGAAAACATAAGGGCTATACTGGATGAAAAGGTAGCGGTCTTGCAGCTTTCCTGGGGTGAGTGCACAAGTGATATAGTGCTTGAGGCTCACAAAGTCGGGGTCAAGGTTGTACCACAG GTGGGGAGCTTTGAAGAAGCAAAGAAAGCTGCTGATGTGGGTGTGGATGCAATAATTGTCCAAGGACGGGAAGCTGGTGGACATGTTATTGGACAG GGTGCCTTAATTTCTTTGTTGCCAAGGGTAGTTGAgcttgttcagggtcgtgataTACCAGTTATTGCTGCCGGTGGAATAGTGGATGAACGTGGTTATGTAGCTTCCCTGGCCCTTGGAGCTAGGGGGATTGCAATGGGCACTAG ATTTCTTGCTACGGATGAAAGCTATGCTCACCCAGCATATAAGCAGAAGTTGATCAAATTTGATGAAACAGAGTACACAGATATATTTGGCCGTGCAAGGTGGCCTGGAGCGCCTCAACGTGTTCTGAGGACTCCATTCTTAGTGGAATGGAGAACTCTTCCCAGTGATGAGAATGAGACTAATCAACCTACCATTGGTCATTCCACCATACATGGAATG GAAAAAGAGATTCGTCGATTCGCTGGCACAGTTCCAAACCTGACAACAAGTGGTGATGTTGAAAGCATGGCCATGTATGCGGGTGAGGGAATTGGCCTAATTAAAGATATCTTACCAGCTGGGGAAGTCATTAGGAGGATTGTTGAAGGGGCTAAGCATCTGATCAATCAACAATTTGCCTGTGACATGCAGGCTTAG
- the LOC140036709 gene encoding uncharacterized protein isoform X3 — protein sequence MGWRGILGFEYGIVQAPLGPDISGPELVAAVANAGGLGLLRAPDWCTVEHLEAPDYLKELIRKTRTLTDKPFGVGVVLAFPHKENIRAILDEKVAVLQLSWGECTSDIVLEAHKVGVKVVPQVGSFEEAKKAADVGVDAIIVQGREAGGHVIGQGALISLLPRVVELVQGRDIPVIAAGGIVDERGYVASLALGARGIAMGTRFLATDESYAHPAYKQKLIKFDETEYTDIFGRARWPGAPQRVLRTPFLVEWRTLPSDENETNQPTIGHSTIHGMLIE from the exons ATGGGTTGGAGAGGGATTCTGGGATTTGAGTATGGAATAGTGCAGGCACCATTGGGACCAGATATTTCAGGTCCAGAGCTTGTAGCTGCTGTTGCTAACGCTGGTGGACTTGGTCTCCTTAGAGCCCCTGATTGG TGTACCGTTGAGCATTTG GAGGCACCGGATTACCTAAAAGAGCTAATAAGGAAGACCAGAACCCTGACTGACAAACCTTTTGGGGTTGGTGTTGTTCTGGCTTTTCCGCACAAGGAAAACATAAGGGCTATACTGGATGAAAAGGTAGCGGTCTTGCAGCTTTCCTGGGGTGAGTGCACAAGTGATATAGTGCTTGAGGCTCACAAAGTCGGGGTCAAGGTTGTACCACAG GTGGGGAGCTTTGAAGAAGCAAAGAAAGCTGCTGATGTGGGTGTGGATGCAATAATTGTCCAAGGACGGGAAGCTGGTGGACATGTTATTGGACAG GGTGCCTTAATTTCTTTGTTGCCAAGGGTAGTTGAgcttgttcagggtcgtgataTACCAGTTATTGCTGCCGGTGGAATAGTGGATGAACGTGGTTATGTAGCTTCCCTGGCCCTTGGAGCTAGGGGGATTGCAATGGGCACTAG ATTTCTTGCTACGGATGAAAGCTATGCTCACCCAGCATATAAGCAGAAGTTGATCAAATTTGATGAAACAGAGTACACAGATATATTTGGCCGTGCAAGGTGGCCTGGAGCGCCTCAACGTGTTCTGAGGACTCCATTCTTAGTGGAATGGAGAACTCTTCCCAGTGATGAGAATGAGACTAATCAACCTACCATTGGTCATTCCACCATACATGGAATG TTAATTGAGTGA
- the LOC140036709 gene encoding uncharacterized protein isoform X2, giving the protein MGWRGILGFEYGIVQAPLGPDISGPELVAAVANAGGLGLLRAPDWEAPDYLKELIRKTRTLTDKPFGVGVVLAFPHKENIRAILDEKVAVLQLSWGECTSDIVLEAHKVGVKVVPQVGSFEEAKKAADVGVDAIIVQGREAGGHVIGQGALISLLPRVVELVQGRDIPVIAAGGIVDERGYVASLALGARGIAMGTRFLATDESYAHPAYKQKLIKFDETEYTDIFGRARWPGAPQRVLRTPFLVEWRTLPSDENETNQPTIGHSTIHGMEKEIRRFAGTVPNLTTSGDVESMAMYAGEGIGLIKDILPAGEVIRRIVEGAKHLINQQFACDMQA; this is encoded by the exons ATGGGTTGGAGAGGGATTCTGGGATTTGAGTATGGAATAGTGCAGGCACCATTGGGACCAGATATTTCAGGTCCAGAGCTTGTAGCTGCTGTTGCTAACGCTGGTGGACTTGGTCTCCTTAGAGCCCCTGATTGG GAGGCACCGGATTACCTAAAAGAGCTAATAAGGAAGACCAGAACCCTGACTGACAAACCTTTTGGGGTTGGTGTTGTTCTGGCTTTTCCGCACAAGGAAAACATAAGGGCTATACTGGATGAAAAGGTAGCGGTCTTGCAGCTTTCCTGGGGTGAGTGCACAAGTGATATAGTGCTTGAGGCTCACAAAGTCGGGGTCAAGGTTGTACCACAG GTGGGGAGCTTTGAAGAAGCAAAGAAAGCTGCTGATGTGGGTGTGGATGCAATAATTGTCCAAGGACGGGAAGCTGGTGGACATGTTATTGGACAG GGTGCCTTAATTTCTTTGTTGCCAAGGGTAGTTGAgcttgttcagggtcgtgataTACCAGTTATTGCTGCCGGTGGAATAGTGGATGAACGTGGTTATGTAGCTTCCCTGGCCCTTGGAGCTAGGGGGATTGCAATGGGCACTAG ATTTCTTGCTACGGATGAAAGCTATGCTCACCCAGCATATAAGCAGAAGTTGATCAAATTTGATGAAACAGAGTACACAGATATATTTGGCCGTGCAAGGTGGCCTGGAGCGCCTCAACGTGTTCTGAGGACTCCATTCTTAGTGGAATGGAGAACTCTTCCCAGTGATGAGAATGAGACTAATCAACCTACCATTGGTCATTCCACCATACATGGAATG GAAAAAGAGATTCGTCGATTCGCTGGCACAGTTCCAAACCTGACAACAAGTGGTGATGTTGAAAGCATGGCCATGTATGCGGGTGAGGGAATTGGCCTAATTAAAGATATCTTACCAGCTGGGGAAGTCATTAGGAGGATTGTTGAAGGGGCTAAGCATCTGATCAATCAACAATTTGCCTGTGACATGCAGGCTTAG